Below is a window of Pseudomonas eucalypticola DNA.
GACCACCTGGCCCGCCAGCGCCGGCTCCAGCCAGGCGAAGAACTCGCACAATGCCGCGCCGTCCTGCTCCATGGCCTGGCGAATGTGCACGGCGTCCGCCTCGCTCTTGCGCGACTTGGCGAAGGTGCTCGGGGCAATACCCTCGACCAGGGTGACGGCAGGGTCCAGGTGATCCAGCAGGCCGCAGGTGACTTTCAACGGGTCTACCAACAGCCGCGCAGCAGCCGGCACGTCGGCCAGCGCTGCACCCACCTGGTGATAATCGCGCAGGGTCACGCCCTCGGCACCCAGGGTGGCCGCCAGCTCGGTATCGACCTTGCCCGGGGCCACGAACAGCAGCGCCTGGTCCTGGCTGACCAGGGCAAACGACAGAAACACCGGGTTGTACGAGACGTCACTGCCACGCAGGTTGAACAGCCAGGCAATATCATCGACCGTGGCGATGAAATGCCAGTCGGCGCCGCGCTCACGCAAGGCGGCGCGCACACCGGCGAGCTTCTCGGCGCGGCTGACGGTCGCGTACGGCGGCAGGTGGGCGTAGACCGGTGCATCGGGCAATGCCGGGCGGTCATTCCACACCTCGGCCAGCAGGTCGACGTCAGTGCGCAGGCGAGCGCCGCGGCCATGCAGTTTTTCGTCCAGCGTACGCCGCGAAGCCAGGGCCATCACCGCGCCGTCCACGGCCACCGTGCCATTGTCGGGTGTGTGCTCGGCCAGCCACTCCAGTGGCCCCGGCTTGCCCGGGCCAAGCTTGACCAGCTCGATACCGCTGCCGGCCAGTTCCTTCTCGGCCTGTTCCCAGTAACGGCTGTCGGCCCACAGGCCAGCGAAGGCCTGGGTAACCACCAGGGTGCCCACCGAGCCATGGAAGCCCGACAGCCATTGCCGCCCCTGCCAGTAGCCAGGCAGGTATTCCGACAGGTGCGGGTCGGCGGAGGGGACCAGCAGCGCATCGACGCCTTCACGGGCCATGACGGCGCGCACCTGGGCCAGGCGGGCGGGCACCTCGTTGGGGGTTGAAGACTGCGTGCTCATGCTCACTCCTGCTACCACGGTATGGGTTCGTTATAGGCTTGGGATAATGCAGCAGCGTCGGCTGGCGGGCAACCGTGGCACTGTTCGTCCGTGTTTCCCACCCACCGCGGCCTTACTGCCCTTGCGCCGCCCTGGTCCGCAGCAACTCGATGAACGCCCCCAGTTCGCGGCTGACCGGCTCGCCCTTGCGCAACAGAATCCCGAACGGCGCCATGCGCTCGCCGAGTTCGATCGGCAGCGCCGTGACCAGGCCCATGCGCAAGTAATCGCGCAGGGCGGTCTCCGACAACACCATGATGGCCTCCGTGAGCTGGATCAACTGCTGCATCGAATACACCGAACTGCATTCGATGATGTCCGCCGGCGCCACCAGGCCTTCGCGCTGCAAGGCCTGCTCCAGGGCAATACGCGCCGGGCTGGTGTCAGGTTGCAGTATCCAGGGCCAGTCGTTCACCAGTTCCGCCAGTTTCAACGTCGCGCGTTGCAACAGCGGGTGCTGGCTGTGCACCACCAGCAACAGGCGCTCATTGCCCAACGGCTCGAAATCATAGTGCTGGCTGTCGATGCTGGCGTTGCGGCGGGCGATGGCCAGGTCGATGCGCCCCTGAGCCAGCAGTTGGATCACCTGGTCACTGGTGTCGCCCATGATGCGTATGCGCAATTGCGGGTGGCGGCGCTTGATTTCGGCAATGGAGTCCATGACCAGCCCGGGCGCCGCGCCCATCAGGGTGCCGATAGCCAAGTACCCGAAACCGCCCTGCTGGCGGGCCGCCAGGTCCTCGGCGCAGCGATCCAGGCCACTCAGGGCGCTTTCGGCGAAGCGGATCAGTTCGCCCCCCAGTGCGGTGGGACGCATGCCCCGGGGCAGGCGCTCGAACAGTTCGCAGCCGAACATGTCTTCGATCTCGTGCAGCATGCGTGTGGCCGCAGGCTGCGACATGGCCAGCGTCTGCGAAGCGCGGTGCAGGTTTTCGCTGCTGCCCAGGGCCACCAGCATGTGCAAGTGCTTGTAGCGCAGGCGGTTGAACAGGCTGCGGGAGACGGCGGCGGGCTGCATGGGAAAACTCCGGCGCACCGATACCCTGAGGGTATCGGACATGAGAAAAATTCGATTTGTAGCGCATAGCGCAGCCGCCGTACAGTCCTGCCACACACCACGCAGTCAAATAATTCCAAAAGGATACTGCCGTGAAGACTTTACCCGCGTCCCTGCTGGCCAAGGTGTCCTGGCGCCTGCTGCCCTTCCTGTTGCTGATGTACATCATGGCTTTCCTCGACCGCGCCAATGTCGGCTTCGCCCGCCAGGCGTTCCAGGCCGACACCGGCCTGAGCGACACCGCGTTCGCCTTTGGTGCAGGGGTGTTCTTCGCCGGCTATGCCTTGCTGGAGGTGCCTAGCAACCTCATCCTGCACAGAGTGGGCGCGCGCCTGTGGATGTGCCGCATCATGGTCAGCTGGGGGTTGATCAGTGCGGCCATGGTGCTGGCCCACTCCGAGACCAGCTTCTACCTGCTGCGCTTCCTGCTGGGCGTAGCCGAAGCCGGGTTCTTCCCAGGCGTCATCCTCTACCTCACCTACTGGTTCCCGGGCGCCGCGCGCGGCAAGGCCATGGGCTTCTTCTATTTTGGCGCGCCGCTGGCGTTCATCGTTGGCAGCCCGCTGTCGGGCCTGCTGCTGGAACTGGACGGCGTGGCCGGGGCGCACGGCTGGCAGTGGCTGTTCGTGGTCGAGGGGCTGATGGCTACCGCAGTCGGCGTGTGGGCCTATTTTTACCTGGACAACCGCCCTGCCGATGCCACCTGGTTGAGCCTTGAAGAGCGCCAACGGCTGCAAGGCGTGATTGACCAGGAAGACGCCGCCAAGCCGGGCCACGGCAGCGTGCTGAAGACCTTGTGCCAACCCGCGGTGCTGTACCTGTGCGTGATCTACCTGCTCATCCAGGCCAGCGTCTATGGCGTGGTGTTCTACCTGCCCACCCAGGTGGCCGGGCTGCTGGGCAGCAAGGTCGGCCTGCTGGTAGGGCTGGTGTCCGCCCTGCCCTGGCTGTGCGCCTTGCTGGCCGCCTGGTGGGTGCCGGCCCAGGCAGACAGGCGTGGCGACCACCGCCGCGTTGCCTGCCTGACGCTGTTGGTGGCGGCCGCCGGTATCGCCGGCTCGGTGAGTGTCACCAGCCCGGTGTGGGGCATGGTTGCCCTGTGCTTCGCGGCGGCGGGTTTCATCGCCGTGCAACCGGTGTTCTGGACCTTTCCCTCACGCACCTTGGCCGGCAGCGCCGCGGCCGGTGCCATCGCCCTGGTCAATGCCTTCGGCGCCCTGGGCGGGTTCATTGCCCCGGTGCTGAAAAACTGGGCCGAGATGCACTTCGCCTCCCCCGCCGCCGGCCTCTATGTGCTGGCGGCCACCACTGTCATCGCCGCGGCCCTGGTGCTGGGCATTGCCCTCAAACCCCGGGCCAGGCCGCAACCGCGCCCCGGCTATCAACACTGATTCGACTACCTGCAAGGAGCTGTCCATGAGCATTCCAACCATCAAACACGTGCGCGCCTTCACCCTGCGCGGCGGCGGCGCCGACTACCACGACCAGGGCGACGGCCACTGGATCGACGACCACATCGCCACGCCCATGAGCAAATACCCCCAGTACCGCCAGAGCCGCCGCAGCTTTGGCATCAACGTGCTGGGCACCCTGGTGGTGGAAATCGAGGCCAGCGACGGCACCGTCGGTTTTGCCGTGACCACGGGCGGCGAACCGGCCGCCTACATCGTTGAACACCACCTGGCACGCTTCCTGGAAGGCGCCCGGGTCACCGACCTTGAGCTGATATGGGACCAGATGTACCAGTCCACCTTGTACTACGGCCGCAAGGGCCTGGTCATCAACACCCTTTCCGGGGTCGACCTCGCCCTGTGGGACCTGCTCGGCAAGATCCGCCAGGAGCCGGTGCATCAGTTGCTGGGCGGGGCCGTGCGTGACGAACTGCAGTTCTATGCCACGGGCGCGCGGCCAGACCTGGCCCAGAAGATGGGCTTCATCGGTGGCAAGATGGCCCTGCACCACGGTCCCGCGGAAGGCGAGGAAGGCCTGCGCAAGAACCTGGAGGAACTGGCCACCATGCGTGAACGGGTGGGCAAGGACTTCTGGCTGATGCTCGACTGCTGGATGAGCCTGGACCTCAACTATGCCACCCGCCTGGCCCAGGGCGCTGCCGAGTTCGGTCTGAAATGGATCGAGGAAGCCCTGCCACCTGATGACTACTGGGGCTACGCAGCTTTGCGCAAGGCCGTGCCCAGCGGCATGCTGGTGACCACCGGTGAACACGAAGCCACCCGCTGGGGCTTTCGCATGCTGCTGGAAATGGGCTGCTGCGACATCATCCAGCC
It encodes the following:
- the rhmD gene encoding L-rhamnonate dehydratase yields the protein MSIPTIKHVRAFTLRGGGADYHDQGDGHWIDDHIATPMSKYPQYRQSRRSFGINVLGTLVVEIEASDGTVGFAVTTGGEPAAYIVEHHLARFLEGARVTDLELIWDQMYQSTLYYGRKGLVINTLSGVDLALWDLLGKIRQEPVHQLLGGAVRDELQFYATGARPDLAQKMGFIGGKMALHHGPAEGEEGLRKNLEELATMRERVGKDFWLMLDCWMSLDLNYATRLAQGAAEFGLKWIEEALPPDDYWGYAALRKAVPSGMLVTTGEHEATRWGFRMLLEMGCCDIIQPDVGWCGGLTELVKISALADAHNTLVVPHGSSVYSYHFVATRHNSPFAEFLMMAPKADEVVPMFHPQLLGEPVPENGRMRISRLDQPGFGVTLNPECPLHRPYDRGARP
- a CDS encoding aminopeptidase P family protein; translation: MSTQSSTPNEVPARLAQVRAVMAREGVDALLVPSADPHLSEYLPGYWQGRQWLSGFHGSVGTLVVTQAFAGLWADSRYWEQAEKELAGSGIELVKLGPGKPGPLEWLAEHTPDNGTVAVDGAVMALASRRTLDEKLHGRGARLRTDVDLLAEVWNDRPALPDAPVYAHLPPYATVSRAEKLAGVRAALRERGADWHFIATVDDIAWLFNLRGSDVSYNPVFLSFALVSQDQALLFVAPGKVDTELAATLGAEGVTLRDYHQVGAALADVPAAARLLVDPLKVTCGLLDHLDPAVTLVEGIAPSTFAKSRKSEADAVHIRQAMEQDGAALCEFFAWLEPALAGQVVTEVDVDTHLTAARARRPNYVSLSFATIAAFNANGAMPHYRATEESHARIEGDGLLLIDSGGQYLGGTTDITRMVPVGNPSEAQKADCTRVLKGVIALSRARFPKGILSPLLDAIARAPIWADNVDYGHGTGHGVGYFMNVHEGPQVIAYQATPGPQTAMQAGMITSIEPGTYRPGQWGVRIENLAMNREAGSSEFGEFLSFETLTLCPIDTRCLLVEQLTAEERGWLNGYHREVLSRVGPLVQGAALEWLQVRTAPV
- a CDS encoding LysR family transcriptional regulator, which produces MQPAAVSRSLFNRLRYKHLHMLVALGSSENLHRASQTLAMSQPAATRMLHEIEDMFGCELFERLPRGMRPTALGGELIRFAESALSGLDRCAEDLAARQQGGFGYLAIGTLMGAAPGLVMDSIAEIKRRHPQLRIRIMGDTSDQVIQLLAQGRIDLAIARRNASIDSQHYDFEPLGNERLLLVVHSQHPLLQRATLKLAELVNDWPWILQPDTSPARIALEQALQREGLVAPADIIECSSVYSMQQLIQLTEAIMVLSETALRDYLRMGLVTALPIELGERMAPFGILLRKGEPVSRELGAFIELLRTRAAQGQ
- a CDS encoding MFS transporter → MKTLPASLLAKVSWRLLPFLLLMYIMAFLDRANVGFARQAFQADTGLSDTAFAFGAGVFFAGYALLEVPSNLILHRVGARLWMCRIMVSWGLISAAMVLAHSETSFYLLRFLLGVAEAGFFPGVILYLTYWFPGAARGKAMGFFYFGAPLAFIVGSPLSGLLLELDGVAGAHGWQWLFVVEGLMATAVGVWAYFYLDNRPADATWLSLEERQRLQGVIDQEDAAKPGHGSVLKTLCQPAVLYLCVIYLLIQASVYGVVFYLPTQVAGLLGSKVGLLVGLVSALPWLCALLAAWWVPAQADRRGDHRRVACLTLLVAAAGIAGSVSVTSPVWGMVALCFAAAGFIAVQPVFWTFPSRTLAGSAAAGAIALVNAFGALGGFIAPVLKNWAEMHFASPAAGLYVLAATTVIAAALVLGIALKPRARPQPRPGYQH